A single Acidobacteriota bacterium DNA region contains:
- a CDS encoding ABC transporter ATP-binding protein has product MDAAIVANNVTIKFGDFVAVNNVSLSVGRGEIFGFLGPNGSGKTTLIKAFCGLLKPATGHGKVLGLDIQKEAHIIRHHIGYMSQKFSLYGDLTVRENLEFYGGVYGLKAERLERRIQQVVELTGIGPYLERRSSTLSGGWKQRLALGCAIIHEPDVLFLDEPTAGIDPVARRALWDLLFELSGQGVTFFVTTHYMDEAERCARVGYIYLSNLIAIGTIDELTTLPEVSSEGSTRLEVQCKQPSAALSYIKSLPYVMESTIFGQNIHVLVDNVKPIERLKADLEKASFGHSQIQAITPSLEDVFVTLTNRILRERNGVTQRLSL; this is encoded by the coding sequence ATGGATGCAGCCATTGTTGCCAACAACGTCACCATCAAATTTGGTGATTTCGTCGCCGTCAATAACGTCAGTCTGTCAGTCGGTCGAGGTGAGATCTTTGGATTTCTGGGGCCAAATGGTTCGGGGAAAACCACGCTCATCAAAGCATTTTGCGGGTTGCTCAAGCCCGCCACCGGCCACGGAAAGGTACTGGGGCTTGATATTCAAAAAGAAGCCCACATCATTCGTCACCATATTGGCTACATGTCGCAAAAATTCAGTCTGTACGGTGATTTGACGGTTCGTGAAAACCTCGAATTTTATGGCGGTGTCTATGGATTGAAGGCCGAGCGGCTCGAACGGCGCATCCAGCAAGTAGTTGAACTGACCGGGATTGGCCCCTATTTGGAACGTCGTTCATCCACGCTCTCCGGTGGCTGGAAACAACGACTGGCGCTGGGATGCGCCATCATCCACGAACCGGATGTCCTTTTTCTGGATGAACCTACCGCTGGAATTGACCCGGTTGCCCGGCGTGCCTTGTGGGACCTCCTGTTTGAACTCTCAGGTCAGGGCGTCACCTTTTTTGTGACCACCCACTATATGGACGAAGCCGAACGCTGTGCCCGGGTCGGCTATATCTATCTGTCAAACCTGATTGCCATTGGCACGATTGATGAACTGACAACGCTTCCGGAGGTTTCTTCCGAGGGCTCGACCCGCCTCGAAGTCCAATGCAAACAACCTTCAGCCGCACTCTCCTATATCAAATCGCTTCCGTATGTCATGGAATCAACCATCTTTGGGCAAAACATCCACGTCCTGGTTGATAATGTAAAACCAATTGAACGGCTCAAAGCTGATTTGGAAAAAGCCAGCTTTGGTCATTCCCAAATCCAGGCCATTACGCCTTCGTTGGAAGATGTCTTTGTGACGCTGACCAATCGCATTCTGCGCGAACGCAACGGAGTCACCCAACGCCTTTCCCTATGA
- a CDS encoding beta-lactamase family protein, whose product MTSQNFIAPGFEAVQTVFEEHFTRGWDVGSAFAVFVDGQMVVNLAGGVRSKTAETPVAYDTDTIQLLVSCSKFVESLCIAVLVDRGWLTYDDRIVDHWPEFAPEGSAKAKITVRQLMMHRAGLPVFDRNLTDDELFDHDQRELFLEQQLHVAELFEPEPADGSWRQQSPAPPHAYHAVSRGLYSGALLRRVDPQHRTMGQFLHEELALPLGLDLWLGLPEAEEHRVSPTTADRVGVMHVTGLQPSPEVAPDDPRYQVFEYEVDFFKQFLTQPESLVFRCLNTVSLKDVFPQELGTHRSMRACEMASSTCVGNALALAKLAALVVRGGEIEGKHIFAHPETLDLVAELAESYAKDSILGTPVEYTQGGLARFYAQDSQQTLNYGWGGAGGLIVRYVPSLKLGCAYVTNTGGVRMNFNDPRGHRLLAAAIECARKLQV is encoded by the coding sequence TTGACCAGTCAGAATTTTATCGCGCCTGGATTTGAAGCGGTTCAGACGGTGTTTGAAGAACATTTTACCCGTGGTTGGGACGTTGGATCAGCCTTCGCCGTCTTTGTTGATGGCCAGATGGTCGTCAATCTCGCCGGAGGAGTTCGGAGTAAAACTGCTGAAACGCCTGTGGCCTATGACACCGACACGATTCAGTTGCTGGTGTCGTGTTCAAAATTTGTGGAATCGCTGTGTATTGCCGTGCTGGTGGATCGTGGGTGGCTTACCTATGATGACCGGATTGTTGATCACTGGCCCGAATTTGCACCGGAAGGTTCAGCCAAAGCCAAAATTACGGTGCGCCAGTTGATGATGCACCGGGCAGGGTTGCCAGTTTTTGATCGAAACCTCACGGATGACGAACTCTTTGACCACGATCAACGCGAACTGTTTCTCGAACAACAACTCCATGTGGCCGAACTCTTTGAACCTGAACCTGCTGACGGGAGCTGGCGCCAACAGTCGCCAGCACCACCCCATGCCTATCACGCTGTATCACGCGGACTTTATTCTGGGGCGCTGTTACGTCGCGTAGACCCGCAGCACCGAACCATGGGCCAGTTTCTGCACGAAGAACTGGCACTCCCGCTGGGGCTTGATCTCTGGCTTGGACTTCCAGAAGCCGAGGAACATCGAGTGTCACCCACCACGGCTGATCGCGTTGGCGTGATGCACGTGACGGGACTGCAGCCCAGCCCTGAGGTTGCCCCTGATGACCCGCGCTATCAGGTTTTTGAGTACGAAGTGGACTTTTTTAAACAATTCCTGACCCAACCGGAGTCGCTCGTGTTCCGATGTTTAAACACCGTATCCCTGAAAGATGTTTTTCCACAAGAACTTGGCACCCACCGAAGTATGCGAGCCTGTGAAATGGCTTCTTCAACCTGTGTTGGAAATGCGCTGGCACTGGCGAAACTGGCAGCCCTGGTCGTCAGAGGCGGCGAAATTGAAGGGAAACACATTTTTGCCCATCCAGAAACACTCGATCTGGTTGCCGAACTGGCCGAAAGCTATGCCAAAGATTCCATTTTAGGAACTCCGGTTGAATACACTCAGGGTGGTTTGGCCCGCTTTTACGCCCAGGACAGCCAGCAGACGCTCAATTATGGGTGGGGCGGTGCTGGCGGGCTGATTGTGCGGTATGTTCCGTCACTGAAGCTGGGGTGCGCTTATGTGACCAACACGGGCGGTGTTCGGATGAACTTTAATGATCCTCGTGGTCACCGACTCCTGGCTGCCGCTATCGAATGTGCCCGAAAACTTCAGGTTTAA
- a CDS encoding Crp/Fnr family transcriptional regulator has translation MHHNSIGNSKLEALRQTPLFRRLQEKELLALCAIAIDRQVQRGEILFMAGDEARGIYVIVSGLVRAVRLSADGREQVIHTEQAGATIGELPVFDGGRYPSTVIADQDSHLLFIDKQDVRRLFLEYPTIALEALAVLSQRLRQCAELIEFLSLREVGQRIARLLVLEARKHGQPTGKSVTVTLQLTNQQIAAQVGSVREVVSRAIARLQKEHLVVFQGRSVLIPDLEALARYADFS, from the coding sequence ATGCACCATAACTCAATCGGAAATAGTAAGTTAGAGGCGTTAAGACAGACTCCGCTCTTTCGTCGTCTTCAGGAAAAAGAACTGCTGGCCCTCTGTGCGATTGCCATTGACCGTCAGGTTCAACGGGGCGAGATTTTGTTTATGGCGGGCGATGAGGCCCGAGGTATTTATGTCATTGTGAGCGGGTTAGTGCGGGCGGTGCGGTTGAGTGCGGACGGCAGGGAACAGGTGATCCACACCGAACAGGCGGGCGCCACCATCGGCGAATTACCTGTTTTTGACGGTGGACGGTATCCTTCGACGGTGATTGCCGACCAGGATTCACATCTGCTCTTTATTGACAAACAGGACGTGCGACGATTGTTCCTCGAATATCCAACGATTGCGCTTGAAGCACTGGCGGTTCTGTCTCAGCGATTGCGCCAGTGTGCCGAATTGATCGAATTTCTTTCGCTACGTGAAGTCGGCCAGCGAATCGCCCGACTCCTGGTTCTGGAAGCCCGCAAACACGGACAACCGACAGGAAAAAGCGTTACCGTGACCCTCCAGTTGACCAATCAGCAAATTGCGGCTCAAGTTGGTTCAGTTCGCGAAGTTGTCTCGCGGGCGATTGCACGATTGCAAAAGGAACATCTGGTCGTTTTTCAGGGCCGATCCGTTTTGATTCCTGACCTTGAGGCCCTGGCGCGATATGCTGATTTTTCCTGA
- a CDS encoding HEAT repeat domain-containing protein, which produces MKIKERSVSINELESNIIQALQSMNLDTSQVAGTILDCAAGGWTSLLLTYLRVDPFWPYHQRWVDDTSYLAEETASDGTLLIVGSVGWGGLIHRNTGGNEPFVGRFRLVGDQSHPQLWYELYFCCDGIVRFITPEGISWTEIDRTPAVEAFIEPFVQILHGQINAPSRLPDAAICLGKCGTTGVAKLVELFAHPDPNVRFAVLEAFAEFPKNLPLPVSQIKALLHDPDLPVRTLAAIWVHLAEPDFRLPETVGQDLFEISTTRTERALTGPFFSQIENKLLACFAQNDPSLVSQILALLHTEWNAWAANLLAQIPALAETTTPILANFLNSEVRETPRMVAQALWRLETHTSRSLVLNCLFSDAEKGRAPGLIVEYMEPDPLAAPILMQAIRQPHLGSLEKCDLLIGLARIEPRSEAVTAFLKSVIPWLIECLRETDLKKRRRAVSVLGEIGLEPDLVIPQMLNLVAPACQDLEATIVEQEDGYISFNRSYEYFLDEIAESIGKFSVAAEKAVPALTNLFVWKDGRFCGTGKIASALQRIGKSGLAALVEILGQNLEYHMADFYIVRALKRAGPDAIPYLVEAFHHRNIWAKAFQIFSYVGPQAASAVPLLVLTLHDEDPAVQIGATACLAEIGPASATAIPQLVGLLKDASESVRFDAAITLGKIGAEAVPEMMRVLEWLPKSDELTCCAILKSFGEIGAAAAPAIPIIRNLLEVDDPEIRFCARYALEQIDLLAKPEKPMETWYEWGTAGSSDLD; this is translated from the coding sequence ATGAAAATCAAAGAACGTTCTGTCTCGATCAATGAGCTTGAATCAAACATCATTCAAGCGCTTCAATCAATGAACTTAGATACTTCGCAGGTGGCAGGAACAATACTGGACTGTGCCGCCGGTGGATGGACAAGTTTGCTCTTAACCTATCTGCGTGTTGATCCATTTTGGCCATATCACCAGCGATGGGTTGACGATACCAGTTACTTGGCTGAAGAAACTGCTTCTGATGGCACTTTGTTAATCGTCGGGAGTGTTGGCTGGGGTGGATTGATTCACCGAAACACAGGTGGCAATGAGCCATTTGTTGGTAGATTCAGGCTGGTTGGTGACCAAAGCCACCCCCAACTCTGGTATGAGCTTTATTTCTGCTGTGATGGAATTGTGCGGTTCATCACCCCAGAGGGAATTTCCTGGACTGAAATTGACAGAACCCCTGCGGTTGAAGCGTTCATTGAACCGTTTGTTCAAATTTTACATGGTCAGATCAACGCACCGAGTAGGTTGCCTGATGCGGCCATATGCCTTGGAAAATGTGGAACTACAGGGGTCGCAAAACTGGTGGAATTGTTCGCCCATCCGGATCCAAATGTCCGGTTTGCCGTTCTCGAAGCATTCGCCGAATTTCCCAAAAATCTTCCTCTTCCAGTATCCCAAATCAAAGCATTGCTTCACGATCCTGACCTGCCAGTTCGGACCCTGGCCGCAATTTGGGTGCATCTGGCGGAACCAGATTTTCGACTACCAGAGACGGTAGGGCAGGATTTGTTCGAAATCTCGACAACCAGGACTGAACGGGCTTTAACCGGGCCATTCTTCTCGCAAATAGAGAACAAACTCCTGGCCTGCTTTGCCCAGAATGATCCTTCTCTTGTGAGTCAGATTCTGGCGTTACTTCATACTGAATGGAATGCCTGGGCGGCCAATCTCCTGGCCCAAATCCCAGCTTTGGCAGAAACAACCACGCCGATACTGGCAAACTTTCTGAACAGCGAAGTGCGAGAGACTCCTCGCATGGTGGCGCAGGCCCTGTGGAGGCTTGAAACTCATACATCACGAAGTCTTGTGTTGAATTGCCTCTTTTCCGATGCTGAGAAAGGTCGTGCACCTGGGCTGATTGTGGAATATATGGAGCCAGATCCGCTGGCGGCGCCGATTTTGATGCAGGCCATTCGCCAGCCACACCTCGGAAGTCTGGAAAAATGTGATCTCCTGATTGGATTGGCCAGAATTGAACCACGGAGCGAAGCGGTCACAGCTTTTCTGAAATCAGTGATTCCCTGGCTGATTGAGTGTCTGCGGGAAACTGATCTCAAGAAACGGCGCCGGGCAGTCAGTGTGTTGGGTGAGATTGGTCTGGAACCAGATCTGGTGATTCCTCAAATGTTGAACCTGGTGGCCCCGGCTTGCCAGGATCTCGAAGCCACAATAGTTGAGCAGGAAGACGGATATATTTCCTTTAACCGCAGCTATGAATATTTCCTGGACGAGATTGCGGAATCTATCGGAAAGTTCAGTGTGGCGGCGGAAAAAGCAGTCCCAGCTTTAACAAATCTTTTTGTCTGGAAAGATGGGAGGTTTTGTGGCACAGGGAAGATCGCATCAGCGCTTCAACGTATTGGGAAGTCTGGGCTTGCCGCTCTGGTTGAAATACTGGGGCAAAACCTCGAATACCATATGGCTGATTTTTATATTGTCCGGGCCTTGAAACGGGCTGGTCCAGATGCCATTCCATATTTGGTGGAAGCATTTCACCATCGAAACATTTGGGCAAAAGCATTTCAGATTTTTTCTTATGTGGGTCCACAAGCCGCATCAGCCGTTCCGCTGCTGGTGCTCACCCTTCATGACGAAGATCCAGCCGTCCAGATCGGTGCGACTGCCTGTCTGGCGGAAATCGGCCCGGCCTCTGCAACGGCAATCCCTCAACTGGTTGGCCTGCTAAAAGATGCGTCTGAGTCCGTGCGGTTTGATGCGGCTATCACGCTTGGGAAAATCGGAGCCGAAGCCGTTCCCGAGATGATGCGGGTGTTGGAGTGGCTTCCCAAATCTGATGAGTTGACGTGTTGTGCCATCCTCAAATCGTTCGGTGAAATTGGTGCTGCGGCTGCCCCGGCCATCCCAATCATTCGGAACTTATTGGAGGTGGATGATCCGGAAATTCGCTTTTGTGCCAGATATGCACTTGAGCAAATTGACTTGTTGGCGAAACCTGAAAAACCGATGGAAACCTGGTACGAGTGGGGAACGGCTGGTTCAAGTGATTTGGATTGA
- the ric gene encoding iron-sulfur cluster repair di-iron protein, whose product MAISALTLNQNQSVRDLVVENPQATLVFDKYGIDYCCGGGKSLAEACQTAGVAFETLQAALDGTLQDASTREQVTDWATATPGDLIHHIIETHHAFTRFEIARLGKLLDKVVAVHGGNHSELRQVQNVFYALSQDLMPHLMKEEQVLFPFIDRLEKAVTSQMPVPMSCFGTVANPIRMMEFEHDQAGDLLKELRRVTQDFTVPEDGCFSYQALYNGLKGFEADLHQHIHLENNILFPKAKLLEDQVFGR is encoded by the coding sequence ATGGCGATTTCGGCATTGACTCTGAACCAAAATCAAAGTGTTCGTGACCTCGTGGTTGAAAATCCACAGGCGACACTTGTGTTTGACAAATATGGGATTGATTACTGCTGTGGTGGTGGAAAATCCCTGGCGGAAGCCTGTCAAACGGCAGGCGTCGCGTTTGAAACGTTACAGGCAGCACTGGATGGGACGCTCCAGGACGCATCCACGCGTGAACAGGTCACTGACTGGGCCACGGCAACTCCTGGCGATCTGATTCACCATATCATTGAAACGCACCATGCCTTTACCCGATTTGAAATCGCACGACTCGGAAAATTGCTCGATAAAGTCGTGGCGGTTCACGGTGGGAATCACTCTGAATTGCGCCAGGTTCAAAATGTTTTTTATGCGTTGTCACAGGACTTGATGCCTCATTTGATGAAAGAAGAGCAGGTTCTTTTCCCGTTTATTGATCGGCTTGAAAAGGCCGTGACATCACAAATGCCGGTGCCGATGTCCTGTTTTGGAACCGTGGCGAACCCAATTCGCATGATGGAATTTGAACACGATCAGGCCGGGGACCTTTTAAAAGAACTGCGACGGGTCACCCAGGATTTTACGGTGCCGGAGGATGGGTGCTTTAGCTACCAGGCGCTCTACAACGGGTTAAAAGGATTTGAAGCTGACCTGCACCAGCATATTCATCTGGAAAACAATATTCTGTTTCCAAAGGCAAAACTGCTTGAGGATCAGGTGTTTGGACGATGA
- the preA gene encoding NAD-dependent dihydropyrimidine dehydrogenase subunit PreA translates to MADLRVNLAGIKSPNPFWLASAPPTNMGSMVERAFDAGWGGAVWKTIGEPIVNVCSRLASVDYGPYRMMGLNNIELISDRPTEVNLREITEVKRKYPNHALIVSLMVESKREAWQDMMKRVEDTGADGVELNFGCPHGMSERGMGAAMGQVPEYTCMVTEWVKEVSKLPVIIKLTPNVTSITPPARAAVKGGADALSLINTINSIIGVDIDTMIPYPNVNGQASHGGYCGPAVKPIALNMVSELANDPQVNVPISGIGGIQTWRDAVEFFLLGATNVQVCTAVMHYGYRIIEDLVDGLSNYLDDKGFASVEDIIGLSVKRITDWGNLDLKYKTVARIDHSKCIQCNLCYIACEDGAHQCIHFTQINGKRFPVVDESECVGCNLCHLVCPAPGCITMARVDSGQESMTWREMTNR, encoded by the coding sequence ATGGCTGATCTACGTGTCAATCTTGCTGGAATTAAATCGCCGAACCCATTCTGGCTGGCTTCGGCGCCTCCGACCAATATGGGCTCGATGGTTGAACGGGCGTTTGATGCCGGTTGGGGCGGAGCGGTCTGGAAAACCATCGGGGAGCCGATTGTCAATGTTTGCTCACGGCTGGCTTCGGTGGATTATGGACCGTACCGCATGATGGGCCTCAACAACATCGAATTGATTTCTGATCGCCCAACCGAGGTGAATTTACGCGAAATCACTGAAGTCAAACGCAAGTACCCTAACCATGCACTGATTGTGTCGCTGATGGTCGAGTCCAAACGCGAAGCCTGGCAAGACATGATGAAACGGGTTGAAGACACCGGTGCTGATGGCGTGGAGTTAAATTTCGGCTGTCCGCACGGCATGTCTGAGCGCGGAATGGGTGCGGCGATGGGTCAGGTGCCGGAATACACCTGCATGGTGACGGAATGGGTTAAGGAAGTCTCAAAACTGCCAGTCATTATTAAATTGACTCCCAATGTGACCAGCATTACTCCGCCAGCTCGCGCCGCTGTCAAAGGTGGCGCCGATGCCCTGTCACTGATCAATACCATCAACTCAATTATCGGAGTTGATATTGACACGATGATTCCTTATCCAAATGTTAACGGGCAGGCATCACACGGCGGCTATTGTGGTCCCGCCGTCAAACCAATTGCCTTGAACATGGTTTCGGAACTGGCAAATGATCCGCAGGTCAACGTGCCCATCAGCGGTATCGGAGGCATTCAAACGTGGCGTGATGCGGTGGAATTCTTCCTGCTCGGCGCGACCAACGTGCAGGTGTGCACGGCGGTGATGCATTATGGGTATCGAATTATTGAAGATTTGGTTGATGGACTTTCTAACTACCTGGATGACAAAGGGTTTGCCAGTGTTGAGGACATCATTGGCCTGAGCGTCAAGCGGATCACCGATTGGGGTAATCTGGATCTGAAATACAAAACCGTGGCTCGAATTGACCACAGCAAATGTATTCAGTGCAATTTGTGCTATATCGCCTGCGAAGACGGCGCCCATCAATGTATTCACTTCACCCAGATCAACGGGAAGCGGTTTCCGGTTGTGGATGAATCAGAGTGTGTCGGCTGCAATCTGTGCCATCTGGTGTGCCCGGCGCCAGGGTGTATCACCATGGCCCGGGTTGATAGTGGTCAGGAATCCATGACGTGGCGGGAAATGACGAATCGTTAA
- a CDS encoding dienelactone hydrolase family protein: MIVTMDYVDIPVDGSPMRMLVTAPKAEGTYPGIVYYSDIFQLTGPMVRACQRLAGYGFVVAAPEIYHRIEPLGLAIPFDDEGRTRGLDDAAKTPVADFDADCRAVLDYLKTHPKVTPGKLGAGGFCIGGHLSFRAALQPDVLGTVCFYGTGIHNGKLGQDANAGSLQRAGDIKGKLLLAWGEFDPHIPEAGRATIHAALDAAGTKYQVRYFPAEHAFMRDEGPRYDPVATDQAFAEMISFFQSVMA; this comes from the coding sequence ATGATTGTCACGATGGATTATGTGGACATTCCAGTTGATGGAAGTCCCATGCGCATGTTGGTCACGGCCCCCAAGGCCGAGGGTACTTATCCGGGAATTGTGTACTATTCAGATATTTTTCAACTGACCGGGCCAATGGTTCGGGCTTGCCAGCGATTGGCCGGGTATGGCTTTGTAGTGGCAGCACCTGAGATTTATCATCGGATTGAGCCGCTGGGATTGGCCATTCCGTTTGACGATGAGGGACGTACCCGTGGGCTGGACGATGCCGCCAAAACACCAGTCGCTGATTTTGACGCGGATTGCCGGGCGGTGCTCGATTACCTGAAAACCCATCCGAAGGTCACACCTGGGAAACTTGGTGCAGGTGGGTTTTGTATTGGTGGGCATCTTTCATTTCGCGCGGCGCTCCAGCCAGATGTTCTGGGAACCGTGTGCTTTTATGGAACGGGCATCCACAACGGAAAATTGGGTCAAGATGCTAACGCCGGGTCGCTCCAGCGGGCCGGAGACATCAAGGGCAAGTTACTCTTAGCCTGGGGAGAATTTGACCCGCACATCCCCGAAGCTGGTCGAGCCACTATTCATGCTGCACTTGATGCTGCCGGAACCAAGTACCAGGTTCGGTATTTTCCCGCCGAACACGCTTTTATGCGCGATGAAGGCCCACGCTACGACCCGGTCGCGACTGATCAGGCATTTGCCGAGATGATTTCCTTCTTTCAGAGTGTGATGGCTTGA
- a CDS encoding DUF4184 family protein produces the protein MPFTFCHPAIVIPVARRSNWLSPLVIGSMSPDFLYFLNFSTGHPFGHTFPGIFLFCIPASLAVLWVYHRWLRQSVFALLPFGLSGGLEHEPNDFSFAPLPRLLQIIVLIGVGAASHIIWDAFTHQHGWGVAAFPVLRTALVEAPWETIRVYKVLQHLSTLSGASCLLYWYYQWFNQRRIQTRDAYVPEQNFRKLLTLGVIFALAFLSGVYLAFWKHPDFLMSWKTVNPALSTVIVSTITFGFGWLVVYSVLRHTLRR, from the coding sequence ATGCCTTTTACATTCTGCCATCCCGCGATTGTTATTCCAGTTGCCCGACGCTCAAACTGGCTCTCCCCGCTGGTCATTGGGAGCATGTCGCCAGATTTCCTCTACTTTTTGAATTTCTCAACCGGGCATCCCTTTGGTCATACATTCCCCGGTATCTTTCTCTTTTGCATACCAGCCAGTCTGGCTGTGTTGTGGGTGTATCACCGATGGCTGAGACAGTCTGTATTTGCATTACTCCCCTTTGGTCTTTCGGGCGGTTTGGAGCATGAACCCAATGATTTCTCATTCGCTCCATTGCCTCGGTTGCTTCAAATTATTGTTTTGATTGGTGTTGGGGCTGCCAGCCATATCATCTGGGATGCCTTTACCCACCAGCACGGCTGGGGTGTGGCAGCCTTCCCAGTTTTGAGAACGGCTTTGGTTGAAGCTCCATGGGAAACAATTCGAGTGTATAAAGTTTTGCAGCACCTGAGCACCTTGAGCGGTGCCAGTTGCTTGCTTTACTGGTATTACCAGTGGTTCAATCAGCGACGAATCCAAACACGTGATGCGTATGTTCCAGAACAGAATTTCAGAAAGCTGTTAACGCTGGGTGTGATATTTGCCCTGGCGTTTCTTTCAGGTGTCTATCTGGCATTTTGGAAGCATCCAGATTTTCTGATGAGTTGGAAAACAGTCAACCCGGCTCTTTCAACGGTCATTGTTTCGACCATCACCTTTGGGTTTGGTTGGCTGGTTGTGTATTCCGTTTTGCGGCATACACTACGAAGGTAA
- a CDS encoding ABC transporter permease yields MTKHIPPSRWFSGTWPVFRKEVIHILRDPATLHFALLIPMLEVIMFGYALDMKVRQIRTVIYDAANTQESKRLIDRFITTDDFRIMKVVTSDKEMYAAVTAGEAKVAIKIPVDYSRRVLDGRDASVLVLVDGSDSTVTSEAVNVANQVTLQESLRQVGSGAARSSLPIEARVSVLFNPDMRSPNFLMPGMIAILLQMITILLISFSVVRERENGTLEQLYLTPISPLGMMVGKMLPYGVLGFVEICGILVLMRYVFEVPIVGSLTFLFLTSIPFLLTVLGMGLVISTKAHTQGEAIQMASGTLLPTVFLSGYIFAIDNMPPLFQWISAAIPATYYIDSLRGIILRGAGVKELWFNAVIMSVIGLAAIGVAAFQFSKKSP; encoded by the coding sequence ATGACCAAACACATTCCTCCAAGTCGCTGGTTTTCAGGAACCTGGCCGGTTTTTCGCAAGGAAGTGATTCATATTCTCAGAGACCCGGCCACGTTGCACTTTGCACTGCTCATTCCCATGCTCGAAGTCATCATGTTTGGCTATGCGCTGGATATGAAAGTCCGTCAAATCCGAACCGTGATTTACGATGCGGCCAATACTCAAGAAAGCAAACGGCTGATTGATCGGTTTATCACCACCGATGATTTTCGAATTATGAAAGTCGTCACCAGCGACAAAGAAATGTATGCGGCAGTCACCGCCGGCGAAGCCAAAGTCGCCATCAAGATCCCGGTGGATTACTCACGCCGCGTTCTGGATGGCCGGGATGCCAGCGTGCTGGTGCTGGTGGATGGGTCAGATTCGACCGTCACCAGCGAAGCCGTCAACGTGGCCAATCAGGTGACGCTTCAGGAATCGCTCCGTCAGGTTGGAAGCGGGGCCGCCCGGAGTTCTCTTCCCATCGAAGCCAGGGTTTCCGTGTTGTTTAATCCGGATATGCGCTCTCCCAACTTTCTTATGCCGGGAATGATCGCGATTTTGCTCCAGATGATCACCATTTTGTTGATTTCATTTTCGGTCGTTCGCGAGCGCGAAAACGGGACGCTAGAGCAACTCTACCTGACACCGATCAGCCCGCTGGGCATGATGGTCGGAAAGATGCTGCCTTACGGAGTTCTGGGGTTTGTTGAAATCTGCGGGATTCTGGTCTTGATGCGATATGTGTTTGAAGTGCCAATCGTGGGCAGCCTGACTTTTTTATTCCTGACTTCAATTCCCTTTTTGCTCACGGTGTTGGGGATGGGGCTGGTGATTTCCACCAAGGCTCATACTCAGGGTGAAGCCATCCAGATGGCCTCGGGAACGCTGCTTCCAACGGTTTTCCTGTCTGGTTACATTTTCGCCATAGATAACATGCCGCCGCTTTTTCAATGGATTAGCGCGGCAATACCGGCAACCTACTATATTGACTCCCTTCGTGGGATCATCCTGCGTGGCGCCGGAGTGAAGGAACTCTGGTTTAATGCGGTGATTATGTCGGTGATTGGACTGGCGGCGATTGGAGTGGCGGCATTCCAGTTCAGCAAGAAAAGTCCCTAA